GGGCTTGTCCCAGAGTGCAGGGCAGATTGCCCACGTGTTACTCACCCGTTCGCCACTAATCCCCCACCGAAGTGGTTCATCGTTCGACTTGCATGTGTTAAGCACGCCGCCAGCGTTCGTCCTGAGCCAGGATCAAACTCTCCGTGAATGCTTTACATCACGGGAGCGGAACAGTCGGAGGAATAATCCGACCGTTCACAGCGTCCTCGCTGTATTTTTTCAAAGGAACCTCAACCCGATCAGAGATCCGATCAGGTCGGGGTATCAACATATCTGGCGTTGACTTTTGGCACGCTGTTGAGTTCTCAAGGAACGGACGCTTCCTTTGTACTCACCCGAGAGACTCTCTCAGGCTTTCCTTCGGGCGCTTCCCTTCGGTCTTGCGTTTCCGACTCTATCAGATCTTTCCGATCCGATTTCCTCGGTGCTTTCCAGGTTCTCGCTTTCGCGTTTCCCTTTCCGGCGGTTCCGACTTTATCAGAAGTTCCGGGCTGGTCTGACCGGCCGTTCTTTTCCGATTAATCGGGAGAGTGCTCCGTCGAATTCTGTGATTCGGGAGGAAGCAGATAGTTTCTCAAGGTCGCCCTCCGGGATGAACCCATCTACAGGCAACTGTTTGAATCTACCTCCCCGCTCGCTCCGTGTCAACGGCTCTTGCGGGAACGAAGAGGACACTAGCAGCTCGCCGGGGGCTGATGCACATCAGGCGACCGTCGGCACGGTGGCGCTGCGCTCGGACACCTCGACGTCCCCCGTGTCACCGGCCCGCACGGCACGTCCGCCCAGGACGTAGACGTAGGCGAGGAAGGCCAGCTCGGCGACGACTCCGATGGTGATGCGCGCCCAGGTGGGCAGGCCGGAAGGGGTGACGAAGCCTTCGATCGCACCGGAGACGAAGAGGACCAGCGCGAGACCGATCGCCATGCCGATGGCGGCTCGGCCTTCTTCCGCGAGGGCGACGCGCCGGGTGCGCGGGCCCGGGTCGATGAGGGTCCAGCCCAGGCGCAGCCCGGTGCCGGCGGCGACGAACACGGCGGTCAGTTCGAGCAGGCCGTGCGGGAGGACGAGGCCCAGGAAGGTGTCGAGGCGGCCGGCCGAGGACATGAGGCCGAAGCCGACGCCCAGGTTGAGCATGTTCTGGAACAGGATCCAGATGACCGGCAGGCCGAGGAAGACCCCGAGGATCAGGCAGAGCGCGGCGGCCCAGGCGTTGTTCGTCCAGACCTGCGCGGCGAAGGAGGCCGCGGGGTGGCTGGAGTAGTACGTCTCGTACTGGCCGCCGGGGCGGGTCAGCTCGCGCAGTTCGCTGGGCGCCGCGATCGTGGACTGCACCTCCGGGTGGGTGCCGATCCACCAGCCCAGGAGCGCCGCGACAGCGGTCGACAGGAGGGCGGTGGGGACCCACCAGTGGCGGGCCCGGTAGACGGCGGCCGGAAACTGCTGGGTCAGGAATCGGGTGACGTCGCGCCAGGAGGCTCGGCGGGTGCCCGTCACCACGCTGCGCGCGCGGGCCACCAACTGGCTGAGTCTCCCGGTGAGCTGCGGGTCGGGCGCACTGGACTGGATGAGGGAGAGGTGGGTGGCCGTGCGCTGGTAGAGGGCGACGAGTTCGTCGGTCTCGGCGCCGGTCAACCGGCGCCGGCGCCGGAGCAGCGCGTCGAGGCGGTCCCACTCCGCGCGGTGGGCGGAGACGAAGACGTCGAGGTCCATCGGTGTGCCTGCTCCTCGGCTATCGTCAGCGGCTCGTCGTGGATCAGCTTGTCGTACTGCGGCGCGGTGTGTCCTCAGCTTGGCAGACTGGCGGGGACGGGGGCGGTGAGGGGAAGGGCGGCAGGCGTGAGTGAGCTGGTGACGGGTGAGGCGGTGGCGCTGGAGCTGCGTCCCGCGCGGCTGCCCAGCAGGGCGCTGGCCGTCCTGCTCGATCTGGCCGTGGCCGTGGCCGTCTACGTGGCGGTGACCGTCGCGCTGGTGGCGTCCACCGCCTCCTTGGACATGGCGGCGCAGACCGCGCTGTCGATCGCGGCGTTCGTCCTCGTGCTGGTGGGCGGGCCGATCGCGGTGGAGACGCTGAGCCATGGGCGCTCGCTCGGGAAGATGGCCTGCGGTCTGCGGGTGGTGCGGGACGACGGCGGGCCGGTCAGGTTCCGGCACTCGCTGGTGCGGGGTCTGATCGGGGTGATCGAGATCCTGATGACCTTCGGCGTGGTCGCCTGTATCGCCTCGCTGGTGTCGGCGCGGGGGCGGCGGCTCGGTGACGTGTTCGCGGGGACGCTGGTCGTGCGCGAGCGGGTGCCCGTCGCGCAGGCGGGCTTCCTGCCGCCGCCCCCACCCTGGCTGGCCGGTCGGTTCGCCGAGCTGGATCTGTCGGCGGTGCCCGACGATCTGTGGCTCGCCGTCCGCCAGTGCCTGACACGGATGGGGCAGCTGGACCCCCGGGTCGGCTGGGCCATGGCGGAACGGCTCGCCGCCGATGTGGCGGCCCGTACGGGGGCGCCGGCGCCGCAGGGGGTTCCGCCGGCCGCCTATCTGGCGGCGGTGGTGCAGGAACGGCAGGTCCGGGAGGCCCGGCGGGCTTTCGGGGCCGCGAAGGGGGGCGGAGGACCCGCGGTGGCGGCTCCCGCGGCTCCCTCTCCGCAGGCCTCCCCGGTGGCGCCACCGCTGCCGCCGTGGGCGGCGCCCTCGCCGGCGGCCTCCGCGGTGCCCCCGGTCGGGCCTCCCGGGGCGCCGCCGGCCGGCCCCGCGCGGGGAGGCGGGCCCGAGGGGACGCGGGAGACGCCGTCGGACGGCCGACCGGGCACCGGGTTCGTGCCTCCGGCGTAGGCGGGGCGGGCGGTGCCGGGGCGGTCCCGCAGGGCTGTGCGCCCGACGCTCACGGGAACACGGACGGCGGTGACTCCAGGTCCTCCAGCTCGATGCCGGGGGCCGCGAGGACGACGTCGCCGGTGATGTGCACGGCGTACTGCTCGCCGGTGTCCAGGGCGGTGACCTGGTATTCGTCCACGGTCAGAGGGCCGTTGTCAGTGGCGTGTGCTTCTCTGTGGAGCAAGGCCCAGGACTGGTCCACGGTGCGGGGGGCGAGGACCGGGTCCGTGAGGGCCACGAGGCGGACACGGGTTGCCGATCCGGAGGGGGTGAGGCGCAGGAGGCGGGCGACGGCGACGAGGAAGGCCGGGGACGAGCCGGTGAAGGCGTGGGCGCGCGCATTGCCTTCGGTGGCGTGGACTCCGGTGGGGTCGGTGCGGACCCAGGTGACGCCGTCGATGGCCGCGCCCCGTACCTGCCAGCTCGCGGCGTGGAGTTCGAGGCGGAGGGGGCGGCCGAGTTCGTCGAGAGCGAGGTCGACGGAGCCGTGGTGGTCCCCGGTCGGCGTGGTCAGCCGGGAGACGTAGCGCCAGCCGGAGGGGCCGGGGGCGCACTGGAAGTGTTCTTCTCCGAGGGGGGTGTGGTCGTGCGGATCGTGGAGCGAATAACGGCCGCGGGGCATGGTGGTCCTGGGTGGTGACGGGCTGCTGGTCCGGCCGCTG
This region of Streptomyces ambofaciens ATCC 23877 genomic DNA includes:
- a CDS encoding stage II sporulation protein M, producing MDLDVFVSAHRAEWDRLDALLRRRRRLTGAETDELVALYQRTATHLSLIQSSAPDPQLTGRLSQLVARARSVVTGTRRASWRDVTRFLTQQFPAAVYRARHWWVPTALLSTAVAALLGWWIGTHPEVQSTIAAPSELRELTRPGGQYETYYSSHPAASFAAQVWTNNAWAAALCLILGVFLGLPVIWILFQNMLNLGVGFGLMSSAGRLDTFLGLVLPHGLLELTAVFVAAGTGLRLGWTLIDPGPRTRRVALAEEGRAAIGMAIGLALVLFVSGAIEGFVTPSGLPTWARITIGVVAELAFLAYVYVLGGRAVRAGDTGDVEVSERSATVPTVA
- a CDS encoding RDD family protein, whose product is MSELVTGEAVALELRPARLPSRALAVLLDLAVAVAVYVAVTVALVASTASLDMAAQTALSIAAFVLVLVGGPIAVETLSHGRSLGKMACGLRVVRDDGGPVRFRHSLVRGLIGVIEILMTFGVVACIASLVSARGRRLGDVFAGTLVVRERVPVAQAGFLPPPPPWLAGRFAELDLSAVPDDLWLAVRQCLTRMGQLDPRVGWAMAERLAADVAARTGAPAPQGVPPAAYLAAVVQERQVREARRAFGAAKGGGGPAVAAPAAPSPQASPVAPPLPPWAAPSPAASAVPPVGPPGAPPAGPARGGGPEGTRETPSDGRPGTGFVPPA